In Dasypus novemcinctus isolate mDasNov1 chromosome 8, mDasNov1.1.hap2, whole genome shotgun sequence, the genomic stretch AATAATAGGTCAATAATACCCTATCTATAAACCAACTATGTCTCTAGATTCCCTAAATAACAGGTCAAAATATATTTCACTAGGGTAAATATTCCAATTGCAATGTTCTGCGAAATTTGTGTCTGTCTCATGTATTTTAAGCAAGATTTCTGGCCCATGTGGCTTTTCTAGTAGACTTCAATGAAGTGTAACCACCAAGCACAGACCTTGTCATTTATTTAACTCCAACTGTCTTCTTTAATCTCCAGGGGCAGTAATACTGTGAGAAGTTTTGGAGTTTCACTTAATAGGAACAGTATGCAGgatcaggttttcaaattctttgcttttatttttctgccaTATTCACTATAGAAGTCTTAGCTATCTGTTTGTCTTTAAATTTGGATCTGAggttgttctctttttttttctttttgattttgtttcatcttctttcctcctttctcttttagTTCACAGCCATGAATGAACCACAGTGCTTCTACAATGAGTCTATTGCCTTCTTTTATAACCGGAGTGGAAAGTATCTTGCTACAGAGTGGAACACAGTCAGCAAGCTGGTAATGGGACTTGGAATCACTGTCTGTATCTTCATCATGTTGGCCAACCTACTGGTCATGGTGGCAATCTACGTCAACCGTCGCttccattttcctatttattacCTAATGGCTAATCTGGCTGCTGCAGACTTCTTCGCTGGGTTGGCCTACTTCTACCTAATGTTCAACACAGGACCCAATACTCGGAGACTGACTGTCAGCACGTGGCTCCTTCGTCAGGGCCTCATTGACACCAGCCTGACGGCATCTGTGGCCAACTTACTGGCTATAGCAATTGAGAGGCACATTACAGTTTTCCGCATGCAGCTGCACACACGGATGAGCAACCGGCGGGTAGTAGTGGTCATCGTGGTCATTTGGACTATGGCCATTGTTATGGGTGCTATACCCAGCGTGGGCTGGAACTGTATCTGTGATATTGAAAATTGTTCCAACATGGCACCCCTCTACAGTGACTCTTACTTGGTCTTTTGGGCCATTTTCAACTTGGTGACATTTGTGGTGATGGTAGTTCTGTATGCTCATATCTTTGGCTATGTTCGCCAAAGGACTATGAGAATGTCTAGGCATAGTTCCGGACCCCGGCGGAACCGGGATACCATGATGAGTCTTCTGAAGACTGTGGTCATTGTGCTTGGTGAGTATTGTCTTGACTGTAACTTACTCGACAGACACCCAGGGTCTTAATATAATCTGCACTAGGTTATAACAGTGGTAATAAATTATATGAATATTCGCCAACTATATATGCAGGTATTACAGGGATATGAGGTACCTTTATTTCCAATATCTGTGAAGATGTAAGCATATAAATCTACGATTACAGAATTGGCTTTAGAGTAATATCTCGGTGGTGAAGTATAAATGATGATAAACTAAAGAATTTGGCTATCTAGTTTTGAAAATAACAGGCAAACCAATCAAATTCATTTAGCTTCTAAAATGTTTCCCTATAGCCTAAATTGTTGAATTTTGCCTTGTAGTCTCTGTGTTGTTGACTTTCAGATAGAGAGAgcttttatataataaaaatatgctttcatttgtagttatttttattagtttgtttCTAAGTAAGTTATTTTTTCACATTGTATATTTCTTAGTGTATTCTTGGGCAGTATTTCAAGGTCTTATATAGACTTACCACAGCAAATAGGAGATTGGAATTAATAGCATTCTCTAACAGGTGTCTTAATGAATCATTTTTCGGTTTATAGGAAAGGAAGTTAATTCATACTGTGTGGTGAAAAGCAAGATTCTATTCTTTATGTAGACTCAGATAACTCTTGCCTTTTAATAAGTATATTTTTCCTGAATAAAAACTTCAAGGTAACAGTCAAGAggaatatattcattcattcattggtaTACCTCAGCAAATAGTTAATGAGAAACTAATAAGTTCCAGGCCCTGTACTCACCCCTGGAGATATAACCATGACAGATCAGATCTAGAACTTTGTCCTAGAGCTTAAAGCAAATGCCTATTTTATAGATTCACCCCCTGAAAATCTGTTTAAATAATTATCCTATTGAATTATATAATCTCCATAGATATCTATATTCAGGTTAATGTTTGGTCATCTGTTTTTaatcctttctaaatattttatcttttcatctttttctttgcaAATTCAGCAAAAAGTTCCTATAATTCTCTTGCGCCAATTTGTAAAGCAGTGTTGAGTGTGACAGGCTGGAATCATATGGCTTCTCTGAAACTCTAGGAGGTAATATTAATTTTCTACACTGGAAAGAGGTAGAACTCTAATTATCACTAGATAAATTAGCATCCTGGTTGATTCAGTGCTCTTACTCATTTTGGGTTAGGGTAAATGCATTACGGAGATAATTTATGGATATACTTAGCGTGACCCATTTTTAGATATATAAGAATGAGAAGTAGATCTTGAAGTCGCTGACCCAGCTGAAGTCATGCTTTTGACTACCTGGCACACTCAGAGATAATTTCCTTACTGGAGCCCCACCATCAAATGTGAGATAGTCTTTTTCCATCCAAGGAAGTTTAGAAGTGCAAAAATGGTTTCTCTATATGGTTAATTATCAACAAAAACTTTGTTGAGCTTACCTGTGCCACAAGGACCTAGTGAATTAAATACATTGCTTATGATATGGATGGAACACATCTTAGTCTGCCAGGGATGCTGTTCTTGTATCAAATTAAATAACATGCCATATTTTACTTCTGTGTTTGCTCAAATGTTTGTTTATTGATGGTCTGAATGTTTGCTAACTCTTTGATATGGATGTGACTTTTCTATTATTACATCAAGTGCTGCTTCAAGTTCACAGaaccaccagcaataaatgactATGAATTTGAACTGTGAACCCGCCAAGTTCCCGTTTTGATTTTTGACCTTTATAGTAGGTCTAATGCGCAGTATTCTTAATGATTCATGTACAATTGACTTTTGGGCCTCATTGGGTTGTTTTGAATATTAAATGAACTAAGTATTTTGAGGGTTTATGAAGCAATAGTTTGAGTGTATATCTGCCCTAaatgccttccccaccccccacacaccaaCCCCACACCTGAAAAGAACCATGATAATGTCAGCCTTTGAGATTTAAACTAGTGGACTCCACAAAGACTGACTGTGATTAACTCTCTCTCTGGAACAAATAACATGATTTCTATGGATGCGTGATGGAAGAAGTTTTATTATAGAACATGGAAAACTCACTGGTGAGAGGTGAAGAAATTTGGTAAAGGCAGGATGGAAATACAGGAAGCAGAAATTAAACGAATGGGTTGTAGCCTTTTTGAGAGAGGCAGTAAGAACATGGCTTATGGTCAGGGATGGAAAGATTAGAGTAGGGAATTCACAATCCTAAACAATCAGATGTTTGTGGGATGTGGCCAGAATGATTGAAGCAGGATGTCCTAGTTGTCAAGCTCAACTTGTCTGATGTTGTAGGAAGGTGATGCTTGATGCCATTCATACAACATACTTTCCTGCTTGGATTATAAATGTCCATCCCTATATTGGTCTGATTCCCAGGAGAGGATGGCTTGGTTTTGAGGAACATGAATTGACTGGTCTGCTTGGCAATTACTCTTCTCTTGTAAATTAGGCTATTGacaatctgtgtgttttttttaactttagtttGTGTGCATTTGGTTTTGAATATCTGTCTTCTTGGCAGACTGCCAACTTTGTGAGGGCAGGCAGGGACTGTGTTTGTTGCCCTTTTCCTCCCCTTTGCTTGCCACAGTATCTGGCACAAAGTAGAggctcaataaatagttgttgaatgaatgaatgtgatgGCAAAATCAAGTTTCTCAGCCTTCAGTGATGAGGACCAGAGTCCAAGTGAATTCACTAAGGAAAATGCCTTTTTCTTTAGTCATCTGCCAGCCAGCCCAGGCTGGATATACTCCTACCACACTCCATGCCTTCCAATCCAAATGCAACAGCTGGTACAGTAACTGGCTACAATGGATAGTCAATATATATCGTGtgtgttttactttatttattctggGAATGATTATAGTTCAATTAACTGCATGTAAAATCTTCAGTTTGAGTTTTTACCACCTCAAAATAGCCTTTGGGTTTTAGACCTGTTCATTATTCAAGATAAAGAGAAGGACTTGTTGGTCAATAAGCTGAATTTCTAGGAgtcaaattaaaaatgaaaatacctttGAGATTTATGATGGTAATACCAGTAGCAGTGTTTAAGCATGAGATTGTATCTAAGCTGCTCTTGGGGGAGTATtgctcttaatatttatttttatttgtcaaaCACTTGTGTTGCATTGATCATATGCCCGGCACTACTCAAAGCACCTTGGAAATTAGTATTTGTAAATCACAACCTATACAGTATAGGTACATATCTATTCGTTATAATTTTACAGAGGGATAACCTGAGGTAGAGAGAGGTTAGATAACTTCTCCAAGATCACATAGCTGGTAAGTACAGGAGCTGGGATTCAGTCTTGAGCACTACTGTTTCAGAGCCCATGCATCTCACCTCCATGCTATACTGATTCCCGGCAATAAAAACCACCCCCAGCACATGCTGCATTTTGTTACAAAGTTTGAAGAGCACTGTGCCATTACATTGAAACATTGTGGCCCCATTTGTTCCCATTGAGTTAGCCTAGCCCTGGGTGCGCTTTGTTTCTGACAGGCAGAAGAGAGCTTTCCAGGAGcattcctttcctccttttgctTCTGAGGATAGCAGTGACACTCCTAACTCTTCTTTCATCTGCCCTTTTCCACTGTTTGTTGTTCAGGGCATCAGTAACTGACTGCCCCTGATTAAGGGAGTGTTTTGTTCAAGGTGTGGTTGAATTGAGGGCTCATTGTCCCAGCATGAAGTCATGCAGTCCCTCCTGAGGCTGGAATTCTCTCTACTTGACGTTTTACCAAGAATTCCTTTTGAGCCTGTTCCACTGTTGAATCAGAGTGGCAGTCAAGAAGTGCTTCCTTATTTGACCACAGTCTGTCTTAGGTTTTAAGTCTGTTCCTTTCCTGCTCTATTCTTTGCCATGACGCTTCTGTTGGGGTTAATTAGAAAAAAGGAAGACCAGGATTTGGAAAGGGAAAATAATGGTCAAGCTGTGGTGAGAGAAAAtgtggggattttttttcttttttttgcatctgaGTCCTGGAAGAGAGTGAAGGACATAAAGCAATATAAACCCAGGTGGGGGCTTTGCTCTCAggcaaaggagagagagacacTGTTCCAGTTCCAGCTGGAAATGATCACCATTGAAGCTCAATTGTCCCTCATTTCCTGTGTGCCAGGGTCCATATTTGGCACTACTCTTCATGCCCAATTACCCATTTCTCACCATGCCTTCTGTCTCACCTGAAAACAAGGATGAAAATGTGTTTCCCCCATTTTCTCACCGTGCCTTCTGTCTCatctgaaaacaaggatgaaAATGTGTTTCCTCCATTTTCTATTGAGGGAGCCAAGTTAAGATGGGGTCAGTACCTTGCTCAAGATTATTTCTTGGTAAGTGGCAGATCTGGAACTGGGCTGTGGGATTGTGGGAGGCCATGCCTGCAGGACGCAGGCTTTCTACATGCCATCTGAGAGAGGTAGCTCCCTCACTGGTGGTGATCAGAACATCCGGCAGGGTGCTTCTGAGATCCAGTCAAGTTCCTCATTCTCTCTGACCAGACAGGGGTAagcctttattttttctcttgttaacTCTGATAAAAGATTATTGGCAATATCCTCTCCACAATCTTTATGTACTTTTCAGTTTAATTCCATGAACATGTGGTTAAGTGCTAAATGTGTGCTAAGGAATAACAAAAACGAATAAGGTAAAATTCATCCTTTATAGGGATTATAGTGTAAGAGAGGAGACTAAGAAAGAGCTGCAAAACAGTTGAGTTCATGTTGACAGAATAATCTCTGAGTGGAGAGGAGGGAGGGCTTCTAAGGTAAGGGGAGGCAATGCTGAGTTGAGTCTTGATGGATATGGAGGAGCTTGCCCTCATGTAGGgcttgggtggggatggagaaGACGGCAAGAAATAGGACAATCGGTGATTGTCATCTTTGCAGAACTTGGAGTAGTCAAATGTGATTAGCATATAGTGGGTATATCAGATGGAGTTATGGCCAAAGGGCCAAAGCTTTCAAATATACTAAGGAGTTTGGACAGAAACAGATGGGGAGATGAAGGATTCCCTCTCCCAAAAGAAGACCAATTCCTCGTAGGTAGGGTGACCATATAATTTAACACTCAAACTGAGAAATTTTTGATAGTGAAAATGGACACTCTGAGATGTTGGGACAGTGGCATGATGTATATTTATCCTGCTTCTGGACTTTGCTTGCTTTTGTTTGTAGCCCTTATTTATATACTTTCTAGGTTCTCTGTTGGCTTTGCACATGCAGAGCGCATCTCTGGACTTGCTCCTCTGTTTGCGGTGGTAAAGaaggactttttttaaaagacctgaATCTGTCCAGATTTAGAATGTTAGGGCTGAATGGGTCCATAGAATTCACACCACCCCAAACCCCCTCATCTTACAAACAAATAAACTGAAACCCCCAAGTGAGAAATTTAGGTCACTGTTATCTGGTGGCCCAAACCAGAATGCAGGTTTCCGGACTTCATTGAGGTGTTCTTTTCACTGCATATGCCCTTCAGCTCATTCTGTTCTATCTACACTgtctgtcattttcttccttGTGAATATCAACATGTATTTAAGTGGCTGGCCAGGATTAGGCATACACATTGTGGCTGCAGAGGTAACTGGCTCCCACGGAAAGGGTCCCCTTGAATTTGACCTTACTATAACCAACTGGTAATCTCTGCAATGAAGTTTGACAAAAGCCATCTGAAACTGAATTGCTTGCACATTATGTAGCTTTTACAAATATTGGTGTCTACTTAGATTTCTTAGCAGAATTGTGTTACTCTTTTTCATtcagtttgcatttttaaaatttgtcttttaccgtgtgtgtatgcatatgcaTGTGTGCTTTCCCACTTAACATTCAT encodes the following:
- the LPAR1 gene encoding lysophosphatidic acid receptor 1 isoform X2, which produces MNEPQCFYNESIAFFYNRSGKYLATEWNTVSKLVMGLGITVCIFIMLANLLVMVAIYVNRRFHFPIYYLMANLAAADFFAGLAYFYLMFNTGPNTRRLTVSTWLLRQGLIDTSLTASVANLLAIAIERHITVFRMQLHTRMSNRRVVVVIVVIWTMAIVMGAIPSVGWNCICDIENCSNMAPLYSDSYLVFWAIFNLVTFVVMVVLYAHIFGYVRQRTMRMSRHSSGPRRNRDTMMSLLKTVVIVLGAFIVCWTPGLVLLLLDVCCPQCDVLAYEKFFLLLAEFNSAMNPIIYSYRDKEMSATFRQILCCQRSENTSAPAEGSDRSASSLNHTILAGVHSNDHSTV
- the LPAR1 gene encoding lysophosphatidic acid receptor 1 isoform X1 — protein: MAAASTSTPIISQPQFTAMNEPQCFYNESIAFFYNRSGKYLATEWNTVSKLVMGLGITVCIFIMLANLLVMVAIYVNRRFHFPIYYLMANLAAADFFAGLAYFYLMFNTGPNTRRLTVSTWLLRQGLIDTSLTASVANLLAIAIERHITVFRMQLHTRMSNRRVVVVIVVIWTMAIVMGAIPSVGWNCICDIENCSNMAPLYSDSYLVFWAIFNLVTFVVMVVLYAHIFGYVRQRTMRMSRHSSGPRRNRDTMMSLLKTVVIVLGAFIVCWTPGLVLLLLDVCCPQCDVLAYEKFFLLLAEFNSAMNPIIYSYRDKEMSATFRQILCCQRSENTSAPAEGSDRSASSLNHTILAGVHSNDHSTV